CTTGCAAAAATGCAGAATATGCGTGCTTATAATCAATTCGTCAGTATTTTGCTGCCGTGAGGCTCAATTCTGCCGCCGTCGCGGGTAAGCCAATGTGTGGCCTTGTCGCTGATAAACCATCCTCATATACTTGATTATAATTTCAGGTCTCCATCTGCTACCACACTCTGTTAGTCTCCAATTCTCCTAGAATTTACCGAAATGATCAACTTGGGCATATACTAGGTTGCTATTTCTACTGGAAGTGTCTTTGCTGGCTGGTAAGATTGATATACCCCCGTCTTTTACTGGGCCTGAATACTCTATCATTTAGGATCATGCGAAGAACAGGAAAATTATATACCCTGACCTTGGTATCTTCATTTATGACCATCGTTGCCAGTACGCTCGCCAGCTGCTGGAACGAGAATTCTAGTGCTTTTCATCTTTGGATCGACCTTATACCTCAAGGTTTCGGAATGGCCAGTTTTATCACGAGTACACTTATTGTGCGTATTTCATTTTCTGCTTTGATCTTGGCTGATGTCTGGGCTTCAGGCAATGATTGCTGGAGTGTTAAAGGAAGACATGGCAGTCGCTACCGGAAGTACGTGGTTCTCTGGCAACAAAGTATGACTCTCATTAGAATAAACCTTCCCAGTTACTTACCTTTTCAGAACGACTGGACAAGTACTTGGTGTCAGTTTAAGTGGTGCTATCTTGCAAGCAGTTCTATTGCAAAAGTTAAAAGAACGAATTACTGGGGCAGGGGCGGCCGAGGTGCGTCATCTTTGTACTCACTCACGCAACAGAATACATAAGATTGCATTTTTATCATCTCGCTTAGCTTATTTATGATATACGGTATGTGCTGCACATCGTTTTTGCCGACTAAAAGTCATCTTATGGGTGGTTAATAGACACACTGCCGAGATTATACCCTTGCTGTCAGCAGAACATCGAAAGGCTGCTGTGGAATCATATGGAGACGCCTTACGCGTCGTTTTTATCTGTCAAGCTGCTATCAGCGGTCTAGGTTTTTTGGCTTGTCTACCTATTCAAGAAAGCGCACTATCGTAGGTCGCGTTATATTGTTCCTTGTGTGTGTCCCGTGAATACTAATCAACGGAATAGGGGTCCTCGGCCTGAGGAGCAGCGCAATGATGAAGGGGAAAACGGGGAACGCGATTAAGCCGCGCTGTACATTACACTTGTATTtgtatattatatatacCATAAACATTCAGAAATGTTGCGATCCTCCACTGGGTTTCTGAAAGTGTCGATCTTTATCGTATTCCGTGGGGTGAGTAGCAAATCTAATAGTCGATAATTGCAGATCCGATATAAAGGCGCGGTAAGGTTCTAGATGTCGTCGTATAGGGAGCTCTACTGAGGAATCTTTTCTTCTATCCACCGGCGGGGCCGCTTTACAACTTTCACCTGGTCACCCTTCACCAAAGCGCCGTTCTCCCCGCTATCGGCAAAACGAGTTCTATCCGGACTGACAGGACATGGTAGAATATTGGAGGCGGAGACCGTTAAACACGCAGCGAAAAAGGTGAGGCCGAAGAGAGATGAAACGAATGTGCGGCTTTGGGTCAAACGAAGAACTTTGTGCATGGACATTGTATGTCTACATGTTCGCTAAGTATCAGTTTTCATGGTACAAAATGCAAGCATACCTAGCATATATCCATATCTATCCAAAACAACGCCCTCTCTCTGTGACGGGCTATTGAAGCTCgttttgacttggaagtcGAGAATGAAAGATGGTAGTGTGGTTTTGGGCTTCCGATCTAGGCCGTGTTTGTGGTTGTTGGTCAAAGCCTTCGAAGGTAATTTCTAGGGCGAGCTGGTACGCACCGAAATACAACCGACCCTCTGTCTACCACGACGACAAAATGGCGCCCAGTGCCCGTGTCTTAAGAGATATGAAGGCCCGAAAGGGCGCTCAGGCCAACGAAATTGCGCGAAGGGCGTACCTTTTCGTTGCCCGGAACGAGACCTTGTCACCACAAGTCCGCCATCATGCCCAGCTTCAACTAAACACCTTTGGACGGTATACGCGGCCAGCAACCTGCAGTAATCGTTGTCATGTATCTGGAAAGGGAAGAGGTATCATCTCTGAATTTGCCTTGTCGAGGGTGCGTTTGTTATGAATTATCAATACCAGAATAATCTTAACATGAACACGAATAAATAGTTTCAATTCCGTGTCAAGGCCTTGAGAGGAGAGCTTCCTGGAGTCAACAAAGCGTCGTGGTAATGTGGTTAAAGTACGCCTACGTCTGTGAGGGTTGCCATACACTTTACTGTACTGACGACGCTACACAGGACGATAACTATGGCAATAATCAAGTCTACATATAACTTATATACATTCGCCGAAAGCATAGTCCATCGTTAGAATTCAAACCTGTGAAAAACTTGCTAGCGATCATTAGATTCAGGCAAAACAATTTCGGGTTCgcctctttctctcctccAACGATTTGTAATTTTCAGTACGGCAGCATCGATCAGGAAACTACACGTCAATACGTTAGCAAAGTTAGAGAGAAAGTAGGGGACTCGATAGTTACCTATACTTGCGAATAAAGCTTTCACTAAGCTCCCAATTGTTGTGAGCCAGAACATCATCCCCATGTATGATGACAGAGCGTCGATGATCTACCAAACAATCCACTAGCTCAAATTGCTCTAGAAGTTTCATTGAGTGCATAGCAAACAGTGGTAACAAACAAAGAAGCATACGGCGTAGTAAAATCATCCGATCTCGCAACTCTGGATGTAGTACACGGTCAACAATGCTTTCTGTGATACGCGTGAGCATTTAAATGGTATAATACAAAAAGGAAGTGCTCACCGTGAGGTATTGTCCTAAAGGTTCCCAAGATGGTAAAGACATTGAGCGACCGATGCTAGGAACAAGAGAACAAGAGCTTCTGCGAACCTTTGTATTATGGTAGGCCGAAGAGAAGCAGGTAAACAATATGATGAATTTCGCTTATAATTTTCCAGATGATAACTGTGACGTTTGGTCAACAATGAAACAAAGAATAATGAAAGGTAAAAAACTGACTGAATCAACTTGTAAGCTTCATTTTTCTTTGGATCGTCATCTGGTTCGATATCGTCACCAGCGCCGGAGTCGCCGCCTTGTTGAAGTCGTTGTTGAGAAACGGAGGGAGCAGAAGGGGAATCGAAGGGAGAGGATGAAAGGTTCTGGTCCATATTAATATTGACTCCGGGGATATTgtacgaggaagaagagtaATTGCCCTCTATATTAGAACCTCCGGAGGTGGGATACTGAGAAGAGCTTCCAGCCGCAGGCGAGGGAACAAACATGGGCGAGCCGTTGGAACCTCTAAGTAATTCAGAGAAAATGCCGTTTCTTTCTTGAGGGCGCTGTGCACCAGGGTATAAGGGTGCCGAGGGGAGAGGAGAGTTTGACATTGGAACCAACATGGAGAACCCATTCGAGTTGGATATATCATTACTGTCACTGCGAGATTTTTTGGACCGACCATTGCCCTGATCGCTTTCTGAGGGCCTCTTCCCCGACTGATTCATGGAAAGATGAGCAGACGCGGAGTTCTCAGATTGGTctgcggcagcagcagcagcagcacctgTTCCAACCAACCCTGCTTTCTTTCGCTTGTGATATCCCTCCCAAGCAGTATCTGTCTCTGACTTGTTCACGAAATCATTGAAATCTCCCAAATCCCAGCCAAGCTTGGGTAGTAGGCCACCAGCTCCTTCTCCAATGAAAGACGCTAAACTTCGTAGCAAGTTGCGAAGTGTTTGATTCTCTGCCATCAAGTCTAAATAAGGGTACATGAGCTCGAATATTTTAGAAATCTCCGGAGGACTCGCCTTTCAGCATATTCTTCATTTCCCCCAGAGCTTCATTTTCACCACCTGACAATATTTCAACACGAGCCTCTAAGTCGCGTATCTTTGATTTGAAATTGTGAACAACGTATATCGAATTGCAGCAAATGACATATTAATTACCCTCTGTTGTTTCCTAAGCCTAAATTCTCTTTGTGCGATACGATTTTGGTCTCGTCGTGCAGCTTGAGAGCTgtatcgtcatcgtcaattATCCTAATCGTTGTACCATGTGGGAGTGTCGAACTCACTTGGGATTTTTCTTCCGGCCTGGTTTACCT
The sequence above is a segment of the Psilocybe cubensis strain MGC-MH-2018 chromosome 4, whole genome shotgun sequence genome. Coding sequences within it:
- a CDS encoding 37S ribosomal protein MRP2, mitochondrial, giving the protein MAPSARVLRDMKARKGAQANEIARRAYLFVARNETLSPQVRHHAQLQLNTFGRYTRPATCSNRCHVSGKGRGIISEFALSRFQFRVKALRGELPGVNKASW